A section of the Gallus gallus isolate bGalGal1 chromosome 4, bGalGal1.mat.broiler.GRCg7b, whole genome shotgun sequence genome encodes:
- the SHISA3 gene encoding protein shisa-3 homolog isoform X1: MAGRRRLLLLRCLLLGLLGGGGGQRGGGEYCHGWVDGQGGYHDGFQCPEGFDTAAATICCGSCALRYCCAAAEARLEQGGCTNHREPPEPAVSAQPIYVPFLIVGSIFIAFIIVGSLVAVYCCTCLRPKQPSQPIRFSLRSYQTETLPMILPSSSCRAPSRPSSTATSSSSASGSLRRFSLARAEPGCLLPSPPPPYSAGCFPAAHTAHLGSPPGFLQAPPYLGYPDPALGGKGCADLVQS; this comes from the exons atggcggggcggcggcggctgctgctgctgcgctgcctcctgctggggctgctgggcggcggcggcgggcagcgcggcGGAGGGGAGTACTGCCACGGCTGGGTGGACGGGCAGGGCGGCTACCACGACGGCTTCCAGTGCCCCGAGGGCTTTGACACAGCGGCCGCCACCATCTGCTGCGGCTCCTGCGCGCTGCGCTATTGCTGCGCGGCCGCCGAGGCGCGGCTGGAGCAGGGAGGCTGCACCAACCACCGGGAGCCTCCGGAGCCGGCGGTCAGCGCCC AGCCCATCTATGTCCCGTTCCTCATCGTCGGGTCAATATTTATTGCCTTCATCATCGTGGGCTCCCTGGTGGCTGTTTACTGCTGCACGTGCCTCAGGCCCAAGCAGCCATCCCAACCCATCCGCTTCTCCCTCCGGAGCTACCAGACCGAGACTCTGCCCATGATCCTGCCCTCGTCCAGCTGCCGGGCCCCATCCCGGCCGTCCAGCACGGCCACCAGCTCCAGCTCGGCCAGCGGCTCCCTGCGCCGCTTCTCCCTGGCCCGTGCAGAGCCGGGCTGCTTGCTGCCGTCGCCACCACCCCCGTACTCAGCCGGCTGCTTTCCCGCAGCCCACACCGCGCACCTGGGGTCACCGCCGGGCTTCCTACAGGCACCGCCGTACCTGGGCTACCCTGATCCGGCCCTGGGCGGGAAGGGCTGCGCCGACCTCGTGCAGAGCTGA